One stretch of Prionailurus viverrinus isolate Anna chromosome C1, UM_Priviv_1.0, whole genome shotgun sequence DNA includes these proteins:
- the GFI1 gene encoding zinc finger protein Gfi-1 isoform X2 encodes MPRSFLVKSKKAHSYHQPRSPGPDYSLRLENVLAPGGADSTSSAGGAKTEPRGRLSPDSQMTEAPDRASASPGSCEGSVCDRSSEFEDFWRPPSPSVSPASEKSVCPSLDEAQPFPLPFKPYSWSGLAGSDLRHLVHSYRPCAALERGAGLGLFCERAPEPGHPAALYGPERAAGGAGAGAPGGGSAGGGAAGGAGLGLYGDFGPPAAGLYERPTAAAGGLYSDRGHGLHADKGAGVKVESELLCTRLLLGGDSYKCIKCSKVFSTPHGLEVHVRRSHSGTRPFACEMCGKTFGHAVSLEQHKAVHSQERSFDCKICGKSFKRSSTLSTHLLIHSDTRPYPCQYCGKRFHQKSDMKKHTFIHTVEDNFPELMVEQLQHPETSS; translated from the exons ATGCCGCGTTCGTTCCTTGTCAAGAGCAAGAAGGCTCACAGTTACCACCAGCCGCGCTCCCCGGGACCCGACTATTCCCTCCGCCTGGAGAATGTACTGGCGCCAGGCGGAGCAG ACAGCACCTCGAGCGCAGGAGGGGCGAAGACAGAGCCCCGGGGTCGTTTGTCCCCCGACTCACAGATGACTGAGGCCCCTGACAGAGCCTCCGCATCTCCGGGCAGCTGTGAGGGCAGCGTCTGCGACCGGAGCTCAGAGTTTGAGGATTTCTGGAGGCCTCCGTCGCCCTCTGTGTCTCCAG CCTCAGAGAAGTCGGTGTGCCCGTCGCTGGACGAAGCCCAacccttccccctgcccttcaAGCCATACTCGTGGAGCGGCCTAGCGGGTTCTGACCTGCGGCACTTGGTGCACAGTTACCGGCCGTGCGCGGCCCTGGAGCGCGGCGCGGGCCTGGGCCTCTTCTGCGAGCGCGCCCCGGAGCCAGGCCACCCCGCGGCGCTCTACGGCCCGGAGCGGGCTGCGGGCGGCGCAGGGGCCGGGGCGCCCGGGGGAGGCAGCGCAGGAGGTGGCGCTGCCGGCGGCGCGGGCCTGGGGCTCTACGGCGACTTCGGGCCCCCGGCGGCAGGGCTGTACGAGCGGCCGACGGCGGCGGCCGGCGGGCTGTACTCTGACCGCGGCCACGGGCTGCACGCGGACAAGGGCGCCGGCGTCAAGGTGGAGTCGGAGCTGCTGTGCACCCGCTTGCTGCTGGGCGGCGACTCCTACAAGTGCATCAAGTGCAGCAAG GTGTTCTCCACGCCGCACGGGCTCGAGGTGCACGTGCGCAGGTCCCACAGCGGCACGAGACCCTTTGCGTGCGAGATGTGCGGCAAGACCTTCGGGCACGCGGTGAGCCTGGAGCAGCACAAAGCCGTGCACTCGCAG GAACGAAGCTTTGACTGTAAGATCTGTGGCAAGAGCTTCAAGAGGTCATCTACGCTGTCCACACACTTGCTTATCCATTCAGACACCCGGCCCTACCCTTGTCAGTACTGTGGCAAGAGGTTCCACCAAAAGTCAGACATGAAGAAACACACCTTCATTCACACTG